One segment of Geomonas ferrireducens DNA contains the following:
- a CDS encoding phospholipase D-like domain-containing protein, with protein MRKALGRGAVLVFSVLLWNGHPAPALCAPAEATVLADASYQGTLREKIHGAKRRIICAFYLFKATDRRGNAPALIAADLADAKRRGVEVKVILEGDDEVGRENRAVAGYLTRKGVKVVFPRGRRTTHAKAVVIDDRFVLIGSHNLSHAALTRNRELSVLLDAPELAAQVTRYLEGIR; from the coding sequence TTGAGAAAGGCCCTGGGCAGGGGCGCGGTGCTGGTCTTTTCCGTTCTTCTTTGGAACGGGCATCCTGCACCCGCCCTCTGCGCTCCGGCCGAGGCGACCGTCCTCGCCGATGCATCCTACCAGGGAACTCTCAGGGAAAAGATACACGGGGCGAAGAGGCGCATCATCTGCGCCTTTTACCTTTTCAAGGCCACCGATCGCAGGGGGAACGCCCCGGCGCTCATCGCCGCTGACCTCGCCGATGCGAAAAGGCGGGGAGTGGAGGTGAAGGTGATCCTCGAAGGGGACGACGAGGTGGGGCGTGAGAACCGCGCCGTCGCCGGATACCTGACGCGCAAAGGGGTGAAGGTCGTTTTCCCGCGCGGCAGAAGGACCACTCACGCGAAGGCGGTTGTAATCGACGACCGCTTCGTCCTGATCGGAAGCCACAACCTCTCCCACGCGGCGCTCACCCGCAACCGGGAGCTCTCGGTGCTGCTGGATGCACCCGAGCTCGCAGCGCAGGTGACGCGTTACCTGGAAGGGATCAGGTGA
- the dnaJ gene encoding molecular chaperone DnaJ, with protein MANGEKQDYYELLEVNKNASETEIKKAYRRLAIKYHPDKNPGDKSAEDKFKEISEAYEVLSDGEKRARYDQFGHAGVGGNGFNSGFNGFGNSPFGDIFGDIFGEVFGGRQKASRGKRGDDLQYNLEVTFEEAAFGAEKKIDIPYAKRCEACGGSGAKAGTQPKTCPTCQGAGQMRFQQGFFSVSKTCSHCNGEGRVVEHPCPSCRGAGTVRDKKTISVKVPAGVETGIRLKLTGEGGQGTKGGANGDLYVALSVREHPIFRREDNDVICEIPISFTQAALGCEIEVPTLDGRVNMKIPEGTQSGAIFRMRGKGVPALQGYGRGDHMVIAKVETPTNLNKQQRELLEELARISGEDVNPMGKNFFSKVMDIFS; from the coding sequence TTGGCTAACGGTGAAAAACAGGATTACTACGAACTGCTCGAGGTGAACAAGAACGCCTCCGAGACCGAGATCAAGAAGGCGTACCGGCGTCTGGCCATCAAGTACCACCCCGACAAGAACCCGGGAGATAAGAGCGCCGAGGATAAGTTCAAGGAGATCTCCGAGGCTTACGAGGTGCTATCCGACGGGGAGAAGCGTGCCCGCTACGACCAGTTCGGCCATGCCGGGGTGGGTGGCAACGGCTTCAACTCCGGCTTCAACGGGTTCGGCAATTCCCCCTTCGGCGACATCTTCGGGGACATCTTCGGAGAGGTGTTCGGCGGACGCCAGAAGGCCTCGCGCGGCAAGCGTGGCGACGACCTGCAGTACAACCTGGAGGTCACCTTCGAGGAGGCGGCCTTCGGGGCAGAGAAAAAGATCGACATCCCCTACGCGAAGCGCTGTGAGGCGTGCGGCGGCTCCGGTGCCAAGGCCGGGACCCAGCCGAAGACTTGCCCCACCTGTCAGGGTGCCGGGCAGATGCGCTTCCAGCAGGGCTTTTTCAGCGTTTCCAAAACCTGCTCGCACTGCAATGGCGAGGGGCGCGTAGTCGAGCATCCCTGCCCGAGCTGCCGCGGCGCGGGGACCGTGCGCGACAAGAAGACCATCTCGGTGAAGGTTCCGGCCGGGGTGGAGACCGGCATCCGCCTGAAGCTCACCGGCGAAGGGGGGCAGGGGACCAAGGGGGGCGCTAACGGCGACCTCTACGTCGCGCTCAGCGTGCGCGAACACCCGATCTTCAGGCGCGAGGACAACGACGTTATCTGCGAGATCCCCATCAGCTTCACCCAGGCGGCGCTCGGCTGCGAGATCGAGGTGCCGACCCTGGACGGCAGGGTGAACATGAAGATCCCGGAAGGGACCCAGTCCGGCGCCATCTTCAGGATGCGCGGGAAAGGGGTGCCGGCGCTGCAGGGTTACGGGCGCGGCGACCACATGGTGATCGCCAAGGTGGAGACCCCGACGAACCTGAACAAGCAGCAGCGTGAACTTCTGGAGGAGTTGGCTCGGATCAGCGGCGAGGACGTCAATCCGATGGGCAAGAACTTCTTCTCCAAGGTCATGGACATCTTCAGTTGA